A genomic window from Thermincola ferriacetica includes:
- the rpsL gene encoding 30S ribosomal protein S12, translated as MPTISQLVRKSRQMVEKKSTAPALKECPQKRGVCTRVYTTTPKKPNSALRKVARVRLTNGIEVTAYIPGIGHNLQEHSVVLVRGGRVKDLPGVRYHIVRGALDTAGVQNRNQGRSKYGAKRPKAK; from the coding sequence ATGCCTACGATTAGTCAGCTCGTTCGTAAAAGCAGGCAAATGGTTGAAAAGAAATCCACTGCACCTGCCCTTAAAGAATGCCCTCAGAAAAGAGGGGTATGCACAAGGGTTTATACTACTACACCCAAAAAGCCCAATTCTGCCCTCCGCAAAGTTGCCAGGGTAAGATTGACAAATGGTATTGAAGTAACCGCATATATCCCGGGCATTGGTCATAACTTACAGGAACACTCGGTAGTGTTGGTAAGGGGTGGCCGGGTTAAAGACCTTCCCGGTGTAAGATATCATATTGTTCGCGGCGCATTGGATACCGCCGGTGTCCAAAACAGAAACCAGGGACGTTCCAAATACGGCGCCAAGAGACCGAAAGCCAAATAA
- a CDS encoding L7Ae/L30e/S12e/Gadd45 family ribosomal protein codes for MPISGLESAKSKTVGTKQTLKALNKGLAKKVFVASDADQHVIKPVLQLCQEKGVEVVTVDSMKALGKACHIDVGCAVCAITEE; via the coding sequence ATGCCCATCAGCGGTTTGGAGAGCGCCAAGTCTAAAACCGTTGGCACTAAACAAACTCTGAAAGCCCTTAATAAGGGCCTGGCAAAAAAGGTGTTTGTTGCCTCTGATGCAGACCAGCATGTAATAAAACCGGTACTTCAACTTTGCCAGGAAAAAGGGGTTGAAGTTGTTACCGTTGATTCCATGAAAGCCCTGGGCAAAGCCTGCCACATTGATGTGGGATGTGCAGTGTGTGCTATAACTGAAGAGTGA
- the rplC gene encoding 50S ribosomal protein L3: protein MSKGILGKKIGMTQIFNEQGEVLPVTVVEAGPCVVVQKKTVETDGYNSIQLGFGEKRESLLTKPLKGHFAKAGVKPMKYLKEFKVVNIDDYQLGQEIKVDIFEAGERVDVEGTSKGKGFAGTIKRYNFQRGPMAHGSKSHRRVGSAGAKGPARVFKGTKRPGHLGAEKVTIQNLEIVKVDPERNLLLIKGAIPGPKGSLVAVKSSVKAK from the coding sequence ATGTCTAAAGGAATATTGGGTAAGAAGATTGGCATGACCCAAATTTTCAATGAACAGGGCGAAGTATTACCGGTAACAGTGGTTGAAGCCGGTCCCTGCGTCGTTGTACAGAAAAAGACCGTGGAGACTGACGGTTATAATTCTATTCAATTGGGCTTTGGTGAAAAACGCGAAAGTTTATTGACGAAACCGTTGAAAGGGCACTTTGCCAAGGCTGGGGTAAAACCCATGAAGTATTTAAAAGAATTCAAAGTGGTAAACATAGATGATTACCAATTGGGTCAGGAAATCAAAGTCGATATTTTTGAAGCCGGAGAACGTGTTGACGTAGAGGGTACCTCAAAGGGTAAAGGATTTGCCGGTACCATAAAAAGATACAACTTCCAGCGGGGACCCATGGCCCATGGTTCCAAAAGCCACCGCAGGGTAGGTAGCGCCGGAGCAAAAGGCCCGGCCAGGGTATTTAAAGGAACCAAGAGGCCCGGTCATTTGGGGGCAGAAAAGGTTACAATACAGAACCTGGAAATAGTCAAAGTTGACCCTGAGCGCAACTTGCTTTTAATAAAAGGAGCAATTCCGGGGCCCAAAGGCTCTCTGGTAGCGGTAAAAAGCAGCGTAAAAGCTAAATAG
- the tuf gene encoding elongation factor Tu, with product MAKAKFERTKPHVNVGTIGHVDHGKTTLTAAITTILATQGKAEVKKYDEIDNAPEERERGITINTAHVEYETDARHYAHVDCPGHADYVKNMITGAAQMDGAILVVSAADGPMPQTREHILLARQVGVPYIVVFLNKADMVDDDELMELVEMEVRELLSEYEFPGDEIPIVAGSALKALECGCGQRDCKWCGAIWKLMDEVDSYFPTPQRDTDKPFLMPIEDVFSITGRGTVATGRVERGTVKVGDEVEIIGMSEERKKTVITGVEMFRKLLDQAEAGDNIGCLLRGIDRKEVERGQVLAKPGTINPHTKFFAEVYVLTKEEGGRHTPFFNGYRPQFYFRTTDVTGVVKLPEGVEMVMPGDNVKMDIELITPIAIEEGLRFAIREGGRTVGAGVVSAIKE from the coding sequence ATGGCAAAAGCAAAGTTTGAACGTACGAAACCCCACGTAAACGTTGGTACCATAGGTCACGTAGACCATGGCAAGACTACATTGACAGCGGCAATCACCACCATCCTGGCAACCCAGGGAAAAGCTGAAGTAAAGAAATACGATGAGATTGACAATGCGCCGGAAGAGAGGGAAAGAGGAATTACCATTAATACGGCGCACGTAGAGTACGAAACCGATGCCCGTCACTACGCGCACGTAGACTGTCCGGGCCACGCCGACTACGTAAAGAACATGATTACCGGAGCAGCCCAGATGGACGGGGCCATACTGGTAGTATCCGCAGCAGACGGTCCAATGCCCCAGACCCGGGAGCACATTCTGCTGGCCCGTCAGGTAGGGGTGCCTTACATTGTAGTATTCCTGAACAAGGCAGACATGGTAGACGACGATGAATTAATGGAATTAGTGGAGATGGAAGTGCGGGAACTGTTAAGCGAATACGAATTTCCGGGGGATGAGATTCCGATTGTGGCCGGATCCGCATTAAAAGCCCTGGAGTGCGGCTGTGGACAGAGGGATTGCAAGTGGTGCGGGGCTATTTGGAAACTGATGGACGAAGTAGATAGTTACTTCCCGACACCGCAGCGTGATACCGACAAACCGTTCCTGATGCCGATAGAGGACGTATTCTCCATCACCGGACGTGGTACCGTAGCAACGGGAAGGGTAGAGCGCGGAACAGTAAAAGTAGGCGACGAAGTAGAGATTATCGGTATGAGCGAAGAGCGTAAGAAGACCGTAATAACCGGAGTAGAGATGTTCCGCAAGCTGTTGGATCAGGCAGAGGCCGGAGACAATATAGGTTGCCTGTTGCGTGGTATTGACAGGAAAGAGGTAGAGCGTGGGCAGGTACTGGCAAAGCCGGGCACCATCAATCCGCACACCAAGTTTTTTGCCGAGGTATACGTACTGACCAAGGAAGAAGGAGGCCGTCACACCCCGTTCTTCAACGGATACCGTCCGCAGTTTTACTTCCGTACAACAGACGTGACCGGAGTAGTAAAGTTACCTGAGGGCGTAGAGATGGTAATGCCTGGGGACAACGTAAAGATGGACATTGAATTGATTACCCCGATTGCTATCGAAGAAGGACTCCGCTTCGCTATCCGGGAGGGTGGCCGTACAGTAGGAGCCGGTGTTGTATCAGCTATCAAAGAGTAA
- the rpoC gene encoding DNA-directed RNA polymerase subunit beta' has protein sequence MLDVNNFDRMRIGLASPEQIRAWSSGEVKKPETINYRTLKPERDGLFCERIFGPTRDWECHCGKYKRVRYKGIICDRCGVEVTRSKVRRERLGHIELAAPVSHIWYFKGIPSRMGLLLDMSPRSLEKVLYFVSYIVIDPGDTPLMKKQLLTENEYREYREKYGNSFKAGMGAEAIKKLLEEIDLDALAKELRQELREVTGQRRVRAIRRLEVVEAFRKSGNRPEWMILTVIPVIPPELRPMVQLDGGRFATSDLNDLYRRVINRNNRLKRLLDLGAPDIIVRNEKRMLQEAVDALIDNGRRGRPVTGPGNRPLKSLSDMLKGKQGRFRQNLLGKRVDYSGRSVIVVGPELQLHQCGLPKEMALELFKPFVMKKLVNDGHAHNIKSAKRMVERVRPEVWDVLEEVIKEHPVLLNRAPTLHRLGIQAFEPVLVEGRAIQIHPMVCTAYNADFDGDQMAVHVPLSAEAQAEARLLMLSAHNILNPKDGRPVAIPTQDMVLGCYYLTLEKDGAKGEGKVFKDVNEAIMAYETGSVDLHAKVKIRIGGQLVDTTVGRAIFNEVIPEELRFINEVANKKVLGNIVAKAYRELGYSATAKMLDGIKRTGYKFATRAGVTIGIEDITIPAEKKEILANAEKNVELVEQQYRRGLITEEERYQKVIGIWNEATDKVTGALLKTLDKFNPVYMMATSGARGNIQQIRQLAGMRGLMADPSGRIIDLPIKANFREGLTVLEYFISTHGARKGLADTALRTADSGYLTRRLVDVAQDVIVREEDCGTTNGIVVEEIKDGSETIENLADRIIGRVAGEDILHPETGEVLVRYNEEINEKIAEAIINAGVKKVKIRSVLTCKTRYGVCKKCYGRNLATGRQVDIGEAVGIIAAQSIGEPGTQLTMRTFHTGGVAGDDITQGLPRVEELFEARKPKGQAIITEISGTVAIQEVKGRREIEVTNADGEKQLYQIPYGARVRVKDGDYVEAGDELTEGSVNPHDMLKIKGLKGVQLYLVHEVQRVYRLQGVDINDKHIEVMVRQMLRKVKVEDPGDTDLLPGGLIDVFDFEEENAKIIANGGQPATARPVLLGITKASLATDSFLSAASFQETTRVLTEAAIKGKLDPLLGLKENVIIGKLVPAGTGMSRYRNIIVEPNEKEEDLKNLDSAQ, from the coding sequence TTGTTAGATGTAAACAATTTTGACCGGATGCGGATTGGTTTAGCTTCTCCGGAACAAATCAGGGCGTGGTCCAGCGGGGAAGTTAAAAAACCTGAAACCATAAATTACCGCACTTTGAAGCCTGAAAGGGACGGGCTTTTCTGTGAACGGATTTTTGGTCCCACCAGGGACTGGGAATGCCACTGCGGAAAATATAAAAGGGTGCGGTACAAAGGCATTATTTGTGACCGTTGTGGTGTAGAGGTAACCAGGAGCAAGGTCCGCCGGGAAAGATTGGGCCACATCGAGTTGGCAGCGCCGGTTTCCCATATCTGGTATTTTAAAGGTATTCCCAGCAGAATGGGTTTGTTATTGGATATGTCGCCCCGTTCACTGGAAAAGGTTCTATACTTTGTTTCTTACATAGTAATAGACCCGGGTGATACTCCGTTAATGAAAAAGCAGCTTTTGACGGAGAATGAGTACCGGGAATACAGGGAAAAGTACGGTAATTCTTTTAAAGCAGGTATGGGAGCGGAAGCTATCAAAAAGCTGCTCGAAGAAATTGACCTGGATGCTCTCGCCAAGGAACTGCGACAGGAACTACGTGAGGTAACGGGGCAGAGAAGGGTCAGAGCTATCCGCAGGCTGGAAGTTGTGGAAGCTTTTAGAAAGTCGGGGAACCGCCCCGAATGGATGATTTTGACGGTAATTCCGGTAATCCCGCCGGAATTAAGACCAATGGTCCAACTGGATGGTGGGCGTTTCGCAACTTCCGATTTAAACGATTTATACAGGCGAGTTATTAATAGAAACAACCGGTTAAAGAGGTTGCTTGATTTAGGAGCTCCCGATATTATAGTCAGAAACGAAAAGAGGATGCTCCAGGAGGCTGTTGATGCCCTGATTGATAATGGCCGGCGCGGACGCCCTGTTACCGGACCGGGCAACCGTCCGTTAAAATCACTGAGTGATATGCTCAAGGGGAAACAGGGGCGTTTCCGCCAGAACTTGCTGGGTAAGCGGGTTGACTACTCGGGTCGTTCTGTAATCGTGGTAGGACCGGAATTGCAGTTGCATCAGTGTGGTCTCCCCAAAGAGATGGCCCTGGAATTGTTTAAACCCTTTGTAATGAAGAAACTGGTCAATGATGGCCACGCTCATAATATAAAAAGCGCTAAGAGAATGGTGGAGAGGGTGCGCCCGGAAGTATGGGACGTACTGGAAGAAGTTATTAAGGAACATCCTGTGCTGTTAAACAGGGCGCCGACCCTTCACCGGCTTGGTATCCAGGCCTTTGAGCCGGTATTGGTAGAAGGACGTGCCATCCAGATCCACCCGATGGTATGTACAGCTTATAACGCAGACTTTGACGGTGACCAGATGGCGGTGCACGTACCATTGTCTGCCGAGGCGCAGGCTGAAGCGCGTTTGTTGATGCTATCGGCCCATAACATCCTGAATCCAAAAGATGGCCGACCGGTAGCAATACCGACTCAGGACATGGTACTTGGTTGTTACTATCTGACCCTGGAGAAGGATGGAGCAAAAGGGGAAGGTAAAGTCTTCAAGGATGTTAACGAAGCCATTATGGCCTATGAGACCGGTTCCGTTGACCTACATGCCAAGGTGAAAATCAGAATTGGCGGCCAACTTGTAGATACTACTGTCGGTCGGGCTATCTTTAACGAGGTAATACCTGAAGAACTCAGGTTTATTAACGAAGTTGCCAACAAAAAAGTTCTTGGCAATATCGTAGCCAAGGCATACCGCGAACTGGGATATTCAGCAACGGCCAAGATGCTTGACGGTATAAAGAGAACCGGCTACAAATTTGCTACCCGGGCCGGAGTAACGATTGGTATTGAAGATATAACCATTCCTGCAGAAAAGAAAGAGATTTTGGCTAATGCGGAAAAAAATGTAGAGCTGGTAGAACAGCAGTACAGGCGGGGTTTGATTACCGAAGAAGAAAGATACCAGAAGGTTATCGGTATCTGGAACGAAGCTACGGACAAAGTGACCGGCGCCCTGTTGAAGACGTTGGATAAATTTAACCCTGTATATATGATGGCTACATCCGGCGCCCGGGGTAATATCCAGCAGATTCGTCAGTTGGCTGGTATGCGGGGTTTGATGGCCGATCCGTCCGGTAGGATTATAGACCTGCCGATTAAAGCGAATTTCCGTGAGGGTTTAACGGTATTGGAATACTTTATCTCCACCCACGGTGCCAGGAAAGGTCTTGCTGATACGGCTTTAAGGACAGCAGACTCCGGCTATCTGACCAGGCGTCTCGTTGACGTAGCTCAGGATGTTATTGTAAGGGAAGAAGACTGTGGCACCACAAACGGAATTGTGGTAGAAGAAATCAAGGATGGCTCTGAAACCATAGAAAACCTGGCAGACCGGATTATTGGCCGGGTAGCCGGTGAAGATATCTTACATCCCGAAACGGGAGAAGTACTGGTACGTTATAACGAAGAAATCAATGAAAAAATCGCAGAAGCTATCATTAATGCCGGTGTCAAGAAAGTAAAGATAAGGTCTGTTTTGACCTGTAAAACCCGTTATGGTGTATGCAAAAAATGCTATGGCAGAAACCTTGCTACGGGACGTCAGGTAGATATAGGTGAGGCGGTAGGCATTATTGCTGCCCAGTCCATCGGTGAGCCGGGGACCCAGCTGACAATGAGAACCTTCCATACAGGAGGTGTGGCAGGTGACGATATTACGCAGGGTCTGCCAAGGGTTGAGGAACTTTTTGAGGCCCGGAAACCCAAAGGCCAGGCTATAATTACGGAAATCAGCGGTACTGTAGCCATTCAGGAGGTTAAAGGCCGTAGGGAAATCGAAGTTACCAACGCAGATGGGGAAAAACAGTTATATCAGATTCCTTATGGCGCCAGAGTCAGGGTCAAAGACGGAGATTATGTGGAAGCAGGGGATGAACTTACGGAAGGTTCCGTTAACCCGCACGATATGCTGAAAATAAAAGGTCTAAAGGGAGTTCAACTGTATCTGGTACATGAGGTACAAAGAGTATACCGCCTGCAGGGAGTTGACATTAATGACAAACACATTGAAGTTATGGTTCGCCAAATGCTGCGCAAGGTGAAAGTAGAAGACCCTGGCGATACAGACCTTCTGCCCGGTGGTTTGATAGATGTCTTCGATTTCGAAGAAGAGAACGCGAAAATTATTGCCAACGGCGGACAGCCGGCAACGGCGAGACCGGTGTTGTTAGGGATTACAAAAGCTTCACTGGCTACAGATTCGTTCCTGTCTGCCGCTTCCTTCCAGGAAACGACAAGGGTATTAACAGAAGCAGCTATTAAAGGTAAACTGGATCCGCTCCTTGGGCTGAAAGAGAACGTAATTATTGGAAAGTTGGTACCGGCGGGAACTGGGATGTCAAGATACAGAAATATAATAGTGGAACCAAACGAAAAAGAAGAAGATTTGAAAAATCTTGACAGCGCTCAGTAA
- the rpsG gene encoding 30S ribosomal protein S7 has translation MPRRGSVPKREVLPDPIYGSKVVTKLINQIMLDGKKSIAESICYNAFDIVKEKTGKDPLEVFEQALKNIMPVLEVKARRVGGANYQVPVEVRPERRQTLALRWLVNYARTRGEKTMDERLAAEIMDAANNTGGAVKKKEDTHKMAEANKAFAHYRW, from the coding sequence TTGCCCAGAAGAGGTTCTGTTCCTAAGCGCGAAGTACTGCCTGATCCGATATACGGCAGCAAAGTGGTAACCAAATTGATTAATCAAATTATGCTCGATGGCAAGAAAAGTATTGCAGAGTCTATCTGTTATAATGCCTTTGACATTGTCAAAGAGAAAACCGGTAAGGATCCTCTAGAAGTATTTGAGCAGGCTTTAAAAAACATTATGCCGGTATTGGAAGTAAAGGCTCGCCGGGTCGGTGGCGCCAACTATCAGGTTCCGGTGGAAGTGCGCCCTGAACGCAGGCAAACATTAGCATTGCGTTGGCTTGTGAACTATGCCCGTACTCGCGGCGAAAAAACCATGGATGAAAGATTAGCTGCTGAAATTATGGATGCTGCTAATAACACAGGTGGAGCTGTGAAGAAGAAAGAAGATACCCACAAGATGGCCGAGGCCAATAAGGCGTTTGCGCATTATCGCTGGTAG
- the fusA gene encoding elongation factor G, which translates to MARQFALEKTRNIGIMAHIDAGKTTTTERILFYTGRVHKIGEVHDGAATMDWMVQEQERGITITSAATTCQWRGHRINIIDTPGHVDFTVEVERSLRVLDGAVAVFCSVGGVEPQSETVWRQADKYGVPRIAFINKMDRVGADFFRGLNMIRERLGANPVALQIPIGSEDQFKGVVDLVENQAIIYTDDLGTQSDKTDIPEDLKEIAAEYREKLIEAVAETDEELMMKYLEGEELTVEEIKKGIRKGCIAVKLIPVLCGSAFKNKGVQPLLDAVVDYLPSPLDIPAIKGTNPETGEEDKRVASDDEPFSALAFKIMADPYVGKLAFFRVYSGVLQSGSYVFNSTKGKKERIGRILQMHANHREEISEVCTGDIAAAVGLKDTSTGDTLCDEKAPIILESMQFPEPVIAVAIEPKTKADQEKMGLALSRLAEEDPTFRTYTDPETGQTIIQGMGELHLEIIVDRMLREFKVEANVGRPQVAYKETIRSSVKAEGKFIRQSGGRGQYGHVWVEFEPLEPGQGFEFVNKIVGGVVPKEYIAPVEAGIREAMENGILAGYPAIDIRATLYDGSYHDVDSSEMAFKIAGSLAFKNGAVKANPVLLEPIMKVEVVVPEEYMGDVMGDINSRRGRIEGMEPRGNSQTIRGYVPLAEMFGYATDLRSRTQGRGTYTMQFSHYEEVPKNIADGIIAKRQGS; encoded by the coding sequence TTGGCTAGACAGTTTGCTCTAGAGAAAACTCGTAATATCGGTATTATGGCCCATATCGATGCAGGTAAAACAACAACCACTGAACGGATTTTGTTCTACACCGGTCGTGTGCATAAAATAGGTGAAGTACATGATGGAGCTGCCACCATGGACTGGATGGTTCAGGAACAGGAGCGCGGAATTACAATAACGTCGGCTGCTACTACCTGCCAATGGAGAGGTCACCGTATTAACATAATAGATACACCAGGGCACGTGGACTTTACTGTAGAGGTGGAAAGGTCTCTCCGGGTGCTGGACGGAGCCGTGGCGGTCTTTTGTTCAGTAGGCGGAGTGGAACCGCAGTCCGAAACTGTATGGCGTCAGGCTGACAAATATGGGGTTCCAAGAATAGCCTTTATCAACAAAATGGACAGGGTAGGCGCAGACTTTTTCCGCGGCCTGAATATGATCAGGGAACGCTTAGGGGCTAACCCCGTAGCGCTACAAATACCCATTGGCAGTGAAGACCAGTTCAAAGGTGTGGTTGACCTGGTCGAAAACCAGGCGATTATATATACCGATGATTTGGGAACCCAAAGTGATAAAACGGATATTCCTGAAGACTTGAAAGAAATTGCGGCGGAATATCGTGAAAAACTTATTGAGGCAGTTGCGGAAACCGATGAAGAATTAATGATGAAGTATTTAGAAGGCGAAGAGCTAACGGTAGAAGAAATAAAAAAGGGTATCCGCAAAGGGTGTATTGCAGTAAAACTCATTCCTGTTCTTTGTGGATCCGCATTTAAAAATAAGGGAGTGCAGCCTCTGCTGGATGCGGTTGTAGATTATCTGCCTTCGCCGTTGGATATACCTGCTATCAAAGGGACCAATCCTGAAACCGGTGAAGAGGATAAGAGAGTTGCCAGCGACGATGAGCCTTTCTCTGCGTTGGCCTTTAAGATTATGGCTGACCCCTACGTTGGCAAACTGGCGTTCTTCAGGGTATATTCAGGAGTCCTGCAGTCCGGTTCCTACGTATTCAACTCAACCAAAGGCAAAAAGGAAAGGATCGGACGGATTCTACAAATGCACGCAAATCACCGGGAAGAAATTTCAGAAGTTTGCACCGGAGATATTGCGGCGGCAGTTGGTTTAAAAGATACCAGCACCGGCGACACCCTTTGTGATGAAAAGGCGCCGATAATTTTGGAATCCATGCAGTTCCCTGAACCTGTTATTGCCGTGGCTATTGAGCCGAAAACAAAAGCTGACCAGGAGAAAATGGGTCTGGCTCTGTCCAGGCTAGCGGAAGAGGACCCGACTTTCAGAACATACACTGATCCCGAAACCGGACAAACAATTATCCAGGGTATGGGCGAGCTGCACCTGGAGATCATTGTTGACCGGATGCTCAGGGAATTTAAAGTGGAGGCCAATGTCGGCCGACCCCAGGTTGCGTACAAAGAAACTATCAGAAGCAGTGTTAAAGCGGAAGGTAAATTTATCCGCCAGTCCGGTGGACGTGGCCAGTACGGACACGTTTGGGTTGAGTTTGAACCGCTTGAGCCCGGTCAGGGATTTGAATTTGTCAATAAGATCGTCGGCGGTGTTGTCCCCAAGGAATACATCGCCCCTGTTGAGGCCGGTATTAGAGAAGCTATGGAAAATGGTATTCTGGCTGGATACCCAGCCATTGATATCAGGGCAACTCTGTACGACGGTTCATACCACGATGTAGACTCGTCGGAAATGGCATTTAAAATTGCCGGTTCTCTGGCCTTCAAAAACGGCGCCGTTAAAGCCAACCCGGTACTTCTGGAGCCGATTATGAAGGTTGAAGTCGTGGTACCCGAAGAATACATGGGTGACGTTATGGGCGACATTAACTCCCGCCGTGGTCGTATCGAAGGAATGGAGCCCAGGGGTAATTCACAAACCATCAGAGGGTATGTACCTTTGGCAGAAATGTTTGGTTATGCAACAGACCTTCGTTCCAGAACGCAGGGTAGAGGAACCTATACTATGCAGTTCAGTCACTATGAAGAAGTGCCGAAAAACATTGCCGATGGAATTATAGCCAAGCGGCAGGGCTCATAA
- the rpsJ gene encoding 30S ribosomal protein S10 gives MSKQKIRIRLKAYDHKILDQSAEKIVDTAKRTGAGVAGPVPLPTEKSIYTILRSPHVNKDSREQFEMRIHKRLIDILEPTPKTVDALMRLDLPAGVDIEIKL, from the coding sequence ATGAGTAAACAAAAAATTAGAATCAGACTTAAGGCCTATGATCATAAAATTCTTGACCAATCTGCGGAGAAAATAGTGGATACTGCTAAAAGAACCGGTGCGGGTGTTGCCGGACCTGTACCCCTACCCACAGAAAAAAGCATATACACAATTTTAAGATCTCCTCATGTTAACAAAGATTCACGGGAACAGTTCGAAATGAGGATTCATAAAAGGTTAATCGACATACTGGAACCTACACCTAAAACCGTCGATGCACTTATGCGTCTGGACTTACCGGCTGGTGTTGACATAGAGATAAAGCTGTAA